A portion of the Acidisarcina polymorpha genome contains these proteins:
- a CDS encoding SDR family oxidoreductase, whose product MSKTILITGTSNGFGKDAAITLATAGHQVFASMRDLSGRNRGAADDLRSKGIEALELDVTNDVSVGAAFSELYRKTGGKLDVLINNAGLFAQGISETYTPEQVREMFEVNVVGIQRVTRAALPDMRKQRSGLIINIGSILGRVTIPFIGLYGASKFAVEALTESYRYELSQLGVDVVLVQPSAYPTGLYSATQQPADAGRAQEYGEIATLPGAFVQFLSRVFSSAEAPDSHDVAKELVKLVETPAGQRPDRLIVGAGYGADAVNVAVQPIQAQMISGIGFDGLTKLNVQ is encoded by the coding sequence ATGAGCAAGACAATTCTTATCACTGGCACGTCTAACGGCTTCGGAAAAGACGCAGCTATAACGCTTGCTACAGCAGGGCATCAGGTATTCGCATCAATGCGCGATCTGAGTGGTCGCAATCGCGGGGCCGCCGATGATCTGCGTTCCAAAGGTATTGAGGCGTTAGAACTGGACGTTACCAACGACGTCAGTGTTGGCGCTGCGTTCAGCGAGCTGTACAGGAAAACTGGTGGCAAGCTGGATGTCTTGATCAACAATGCAGGCTTGTTTGCTCAAGGGATTTCGGAAACATACACTCCCGAACAGGTCCGCGAAATGTTTGAGGTCAATGTTGTCGGGATTCAGCGTGTGACCCGAGCTGCTCTTCCTGATATGCGGAAGCAGCGATCCGGTCTGATTATCAATATCGGATCGATCCTCGGTCGCGTGACGATTCCATTCATCGGACTTTACGGTGCCTCTAAATTCGCAGTGGAAGCTCTTACTGAGAGCTACCGCTATGAGTTGTCCCAGCTGGGTGTCGACGTCGTACTCGTTCAACCTAGCGCATATCCGACTGGCCTATACTCGGCGACCCAACAGCCCGCTGATGCCGGTCGAGCTCAGGAATATGGAGAGATCGCCACACTTCCAGGTGCATTTGTCCAATTCTTGTCGCGCGTCTTCAGCAGTGCCGAGGCGCCCGACTCCCACGATGTGGCAAAAGAGCTGGTCAAGCTGGTCGAGACGCCTGCAGGTCAGCGTCCTGACCGTCTGATCGTTGGCGCAGGATATGGCGCTGACGCAGTTAACGTCGCCGTGCAACCCATTCAGGCCCAAATGATCTCTGGCATCGGCTTCGATGGACTGACGAAATTGAACGTTCAGTAG
- a CDS encoding SDR family NAD(P)-dependent oxidoreductase, which produces MSEERKVLVVTGSSQGLGAAFVKSYRARGWRVVGNAREIKPSDDADYITVPGDIGDPIIARKVVQTALDRFGRVDTLINNAGIWRPGPIASISEEMYRRVMATNVDAVFFATQVAVPAMQKQGGGHIIQVLTSLVEHALQDVPAVLASLSKGACASATRGLAMELARDNIRVNAVSLGIIDTPLHDPSSLEGKKSFAPLNRYGTVADVVRAVNYLEDSDFVTGEISYIDGGRTAGH; this is translated from the coding sequence ATGAGTGAAGAGCGAAAAGTCTTGGTCGTAACCGGATCGTCGCAGGGATTGGGCGCGGCGTTCGTAAAGTCTTATAGAGCGCGCGGATGGCGTGTTGTTGGAAATGCGCGTGAGATTAAGCCATCCGATGACGCCGACTACATCACGGTCCCCGGTGACATCGGCGACCCCATTATTGCCAGGAAAGTCGTTCAAACGGCGCTAGACCGCTTCGGTAGAGTCGACACTCTCATCAACAATGCAGGCATCTGGCGTCCAGGACCGATTGCGTCGATCTCTGAAGAGATGTATCGAAGAGTGATGGCGACCAACGTGGATGCCGTCTTCTTCGCAACTCAAGTCGCCGTGCCGGCCATGCAAAAGCAAGGCGGAGGCCACATCATCCAAGTCCTGACGAGCTTGGTTGAACATGCGCTTCAAGATGTGCCCGCTGTCCTGGCCTCTCTATCGAAAGGAGCCTGTGCTTCCGCGACTCGCGGACTTGCGATGGAACTAGCCAGAGACAACATCCGAGTAAATGCTGTATCGCTTGGCATCATCGATACACCGCTCCATGATCCTTCATCTCTGGAGGGAAAGAAGTCGTTCGCCCCGCTAAACCGATATGGGACGGTGGCCGACGTTGTGCGCGCGGTCAACTATCTCGAAGATTCAGATTTTGTCACTGGCGAAATCTCTTATATCGATGGCGGTCGTACGGCTGGTCACTGA